A part of Trueperaceae bacterium genomic DNA contains:
- a CDS encoding type 4a pilus biogenesis protein PilO encodes MTKSFSLRKLKQRDWAIVCIVLSIVAAILWYFYMYGPTQERIAQLESDITRLDADIRRGEDARRNLPNLRLAVAELEADRRDFLSQLPRESDIAGLIDSLRANAQQSDVVIRSFSQGSAQESIQDVRPIGFTIDTQGTYGETMDYLSRLEAMRRFAKIGRVSLDIEDNTSSDPNLNASFAFTVYVFTGSDPGEQ; translated from the coding sequence ATGACCAAGTCGTTCAGCCTCCGCAAGCTCAAGCAGCGTGACTGGGCCATCGTCTGCATCGTCCTCTCCATCGTGGCGGCTATCCTCTGGTACTTCTACATGTACGGCCCCACCCAGGAGCGCATCGCCCAGCTCGAATCCGACATCACGCGCCTCGACGCTGACATCCGACGCGGCGAGGACGCGCGGCGGAACCTCCCCAACCTGCGGCTCGCCGTGGCGGAGCTGGAGGCGGACCGTCGCGACTTCCTCTCCCAGCTGCCCAGGGAGAGCGACATAGCCGGCCTCATAGACTCCTTGCGCGCCAACGCCCAACAGTCGGACGTGGTGATCAGGTCGTTCAGCCAAGGCTCGGCCCAGGAGTCGATACAGGACGTCCGCCCCATCGGGTTCACCATCGATACCCAGGGCACGTACGGGGAGACGATGGACTACCTCTCTCGCCTCGAGGCCATGCGCCGCTTCGCGAAGATCGGCCGCGTGAGCCTCGACATCGAGGACAACACGTCCAGCGACCCGAACCTCAACGCCTCCTTCGCTTTCACCGTCTACGTCTTCACGGGTAGCGACCCAGGGGAGCAATAG
- the pilM gene encoding type IV pilus assembly protein PilM, whose amino-acid sequence MLSPKIEAVGLEVGTSALKVVELRAGNPPTLSALAVRPMPAGLVSEDEVTDQQGLAEEIKALFQEAGIQKRFTVTAVSNRQAITRNIHVPRMSVAELDEAIRWEAERYIPFPIDEVVLDYFVLDNPEDVAEGEQLEVVIAAARLDEVSQQVDYLKHAGLEPHVIDVKPFSLLRALRGSLHGEHLTKATLSGQNFTEGNEIGVVLEIAASTSTVTLVRGQRVLMNRNINVSSDDFTTAIQRAFGLDFDSAEEVKLEYGTATIPTEDEEDLLNFDAKREQFSPSRVYDALRPVLVELTTEIRRSLEFFRVQSGDATISRMLVTGGGAKLRGLPDAIGDALGIKVELGDPWLAVTFDEGRFDSQYLKKIAPEFAVPLGLALRGVAGVD is encoded by the coding sequence ATGCTAAGTCCCAAGATCGAAGCGGTCGGCCTCGAGGTCGGGACCAGCGCACTCAAGGTGGTTGAGCTTCGCGCCGGCAACCCGCCGACGCTGAGCGCGCTGGCGGTCAGGCCCATGCCCGCAGGCCTCGTCAGCGAGGACGAGGTCACCGATCAGCAGGGACTGGCCGAGGAGATCAAGGCGCTCTTCCAGGAGGCGGGCATCCAGAAGCGCTTCACGGTCACGGCGGTCAGCAACCGGCAGGCCATCACGCGTAACATCCACGTGCCCCGCATGTCGGTGGCGGAGTTGGACGAGGCCATCCGCTGGGAGGCCGAGCGCTACATCCCTTTCCCCATCGACGAGGTCGTCCTCGACTACTTCGTCCTCGACAACCCGGAGGACGTGGCCGAGGGCGAGCAGCTCGAGGTCGTGATCGCGGCCGCGCGCCTCGACGAGGTCTCGCAGCAGGTCGACTACCTGAAGCACGCCGGGCTGGAGCCCCACGTCATCGACGTCAAGCCGTTCTCCCTCCTCCGGGCGCTGCGCGGCTCGCTCCACGGTGAGCACCTCACCAAGGCGACCCTGTCGGGCCAGAACTTCACCGAGGGCAACGAGATCGGCGTGGTCCTCGAGATCGCCGCGAGCACCTCGACCGTCACGCTCGTGCGCGGCCAGCGCGTGCTCATGAACCGCAACATCAACGTCAGCAGCGACGACTTCACGACCGCCATCCAGCGCGCCTTCGGGCTCGACTTCGATAGCGCGGAGGAGGTCAAGCTCGAGTACGGCACCGCCACGATCCCAACGGAAGACGAGGAGGACCTCCTCAACTTCGACGCCAAGCGCGAGCAGTTCTCCCCCAGCCGCGTGTACGACGCCTTGCGGCCCGTGCTCGTCGAGCTGACGACCGAGATCCGGCGGTCGCTGGAGTTCTTCCGCGTGCAGTCCGGCGACGCCACCATCAGCCGCATGCTCGTCACGGGCGGCGGCGCCAAGCTGCGCGGTCTGCCGGACGCCATCGGCGACGCCCTCGGCATCAAGGTGGAGCTCGGCGACCCCTGGCTGGCCGTCACGTTCGACGAGGGTCGCTTCGACTCGCAGTACCTCAAGAAGATCGCCCCGGAGTTCGCGGTCCCGTTGGGTCTGGCGTTGAGGGGGGTGGCCGGCGTTGATTAA
- the dnaB gene encoding replicative DNA helicase, with amino-acid sequence MESRTPPHNLEAEQSVLGSILLDNEVFANLEGTLHAEQFYKEAHRKVFRAMEKLHRRGEPLDLVTLAEELRVAGDLEGVGSVAYLVGLVDMVPTAAYAESYARIVQEKATLRDLIGAGGRIMQTAYDQSGPLEEVLDQAEKAIFDLTTRKRRTNFEGMRTLVTETFQDINERFANPNPVSGLRAGFRDLDGLTGGLQPASLNVLAARPSMGKTAFALTIGLNAALKEAASVGIFSLEMSAVQLVTRMLCAEARVDMSRVRSGQLSDRDFQRLADTAGRMSEARVFIDDHADMTVMELRSRARRLQAEHGLDLLIIDYLQLMSGSSRSQSENRQQEISAISRGLKGLARELDVPVLVLSQLSRAVEARPNKRPMLSDLRECVGGDTLVDLADGRRMPIADLVGLQPELFAVDERGKVVTAKSDKVWPVGEKELFEVRLASGRVRRTTARHLWYSFDGWKRLERLGPGDRVAIARRLPAVEPSATMADAASTYSPDLYWDEIVSVRSVGMHQAYDLTVPGPASWLADGVVMHNSGAIEQDADLVMFIYRDEYYDPHSEKHGIAEIIIGKQRNGPTGSLELQFHNAHVRFNDLAKGGHG; translated from the coding sequence GTGGAGAGCAGGACCCCGCCGCACAACCTCGAGGCAGAACAGAGCGTTCTAGGCAGCATCCTCCTCGACAACGAGGTGTTCGCCAACCTCGAGGGCACCCTGCACGCCGAGCAGTTCTACAAGGAAGCCCACCGCAAGGTCTTCCGCGCCATGGAGAAGCTGCACCGGCGCGGCGAGCCGCTCGACCTGGTCACGCTCGCGGAGGAGCTCAGGGTGGCGGGCGACCTGGAAGGGGTCGGCAGCGTCGCGTACCTCGTCGGCCTCGTGGACATGGTGCCCACCGCCGCATACGCCGAGAGCTACGCGCGCATCGTGCAGGAGAAGGCGACGCTGCGCGACCTCATCGGGGCGGGCGGACGCATCATGCAGACCGCGTACGATCAGTCCGGGCCGCTCGAGGAGGTGCTCGACCAGGCCGAGAAGGCCATCTTCGACCTCACGACCCGCAAGCGCCGCACGAACTTCGAGGGCATGCGCACCCTCGTCACCGAGACGTTCCAGGACATCAACGAGCGCTTCGCCAACCCGAACCCCGTCTCCGGCCTCCGCGCCGGCTTCCGCGACCTCGACGGCCTGACGGGCGGCCTGCAGCCGGCCAGCCTCAACGTCCTGGCGGCGCGCCCCTCGATGGGCAAGACGGCCTTCGCCCTCACCATCGGCCTGAACGCCGCCCTGAAAGAGGCCGCTTCAGTCGGCATCTTCTCGCTCGAGATGTCGGCCGTGCAGCTCGTGACGCGCATGCTCTGCGCCGAGGCCAGGGTCGACATGTCCAGGGTGAGGTCAGGTCAGCTCTCCGATCGCGACTTCCAGCGCCTCGCCGACACCGCCGGCCGCATGTCCGAGGCCCGCGTCTTCATCGACGACCACGCCGACATGACGGTCATGGAGCTACGCTCACGCGCCCGGCGCCTGCAGGCCGAGCACGGGCTCGATCTCCTGATAATCGACTACTTGCAGCTCATGTCGGGCAGCAGCCGGAGCCAGAGCGAGAACCGACAGCAGGAGATCTCGGCCATCTCGCGCGGCCTCAAGGGCCTGGCGCGCGAGCTCGACGTCCCCGTCCTCGTCCTCAGCCAGCTGTCGCGCGCCGTGGAGGCCAGGCCGAACAAGCGGCCGATGCTCTCCGACCTGCGCGAATGCGTCGGCGGCGATACCCTCGTCGACCTCGCCGACGGCAGGCGTATGCCGATCGCGGACCTCGTCGGCCTGCAACCGGAGCTCTTCGCGGTCGACGAGCGCGGCAAGGTCGTCACCGCGAAGAGCGACAAGGTGTGGCCGGTCGGTGAGAAGGAGCTGTTCGAGGTGCGCCTCGCCAGCGGCCGGGTCAGGCGGACGACCGCCCGGCACCTCTGGTACAGCTTCGACGGCTGGAAGCGGCTAGAACGACTAGGGCCGGGTGACCGGGTCGCGATCGCGCGGCGCCTGCCGGCGGTAGAGCCGTCGGCAACCATGGCCGACGCGGCGTCAACTTACTCTCCGGACCTGTACTGGGACGAGATCGTCAGCGTGCGCAGCGTCGGTATGCACCAGGCCTACGACCTGACGGTTCCGGGTCCGGCGTCGTGGCTCGCGGACGGCGTCGTCATGCATAACTCGGGCGCGATAGAGCAGGACGCCGACCTCGTGATGTTCATCTACCGCGACGAGTACTACGACCCGCATAGCGAGAAGCACGGCATCGCCGAGATCATCATCGGCAAGCAGCGCAACGGTCCGACGGGCAGCCTGGAGCTGCAGTTCCACAACGCGCACGTGCGGTTCAACGACCTGGCCAAGGGCGGCCACGGTTGA
- a CDS encoding glycerol-3-phosphate acyltransferase, with protein MDLLTTWALPLLSAYLIGSLPFGAWLVQAASGFDPRDVNPHLLGVENVYKLVGPWVAVSSFVLDVIKGALAVILGALLMVAVQGAAGLLLDPVLGLRVESPWSLTGFDGFLAAAATAPLDLGIAAGCSFLGVLLGHLYPLPFKRLASTPRGRGNGVVIGGLAALFGLGVVPFWLPAVAVAAYAAALALSGYVALASVAGLATLALFWALAAGSGLVAWRPFLPALLAALVLLWRHKAALMRIGDGTEARLGAPPPVRGLDPNTVLCAFMVHPLTYDDVWQPRSSRWLRWVVETLVRPGILPEAWLKRLFLSIRPQFHGVIEGITLADGRNLRVLLISAPLMPDQFRSNPDDALRTAILGARFARRLGAEVVGLGAFWSTVGEKGQAVQEAVPEIVVTNGGAYTAATVKAAVPGLLRRFKAQGGNLRTASAAVVGANGVVAFGVARMIAPEVGELVLVGRDRERLNRSADSLRKKYPHTRILATTDVEAVAGSDLIFTATSDPEPVIYAHHVKPGAWIYDLGRPVDVDESVRTVPGVELVPGGVVRPPGNMRSRIDLRFGDGNVPACLAETMILTATRAYDRRSLGSATRSADIEFYLLEGERLGFEIVTRDARLSPVAVTA; from the coding sequence ATGGACCTCCTGACGACATGGGCGTTGCCGCTGCTGAGTGCCTACCTGATCGGTTCGCTGCCGTTCGGCGCCTGGCTCGTCCAGGCCGCGTCCGGCTTCGACCCGCGCGATGTCAACCCGCACCTCCTCGGCGTCGAGAACGTCTACAAGCTCGTCGGGCCGTGGGTGGCGGTCAGCTCGTTCGTGCTGGACGTCATCAAGGGCGCGCTGGCCGTCATCCTCGGCGCGCTGCTCATGGTCGCCGTGCAAGGCGCGGCCGGGCTCCTCCTCGACCCCGTCCTCGGGCTGCGGGTGGAGTCGCCGTGGTCGTTGACGGGCTTCGACGGCTTCCTCGCCGCCGCGGCCACCGCGCCCCTCGACCTCGGCATCGCGGCCGGCTGCTCCTTCCTCGGGGTGCTCTTAGGCCACCTCTACCCGCTGCCCTTCAAGCGCCTCGCCTCGACGCCCCGCGGCCGCGGCAACGGCGTGGTGATCGGCGGTCTCGCCGCACTCTTCGGACTCGGGGTCGTGCCCTTCTGGTTGCCGGCCGTCGCCGTCGCCGCGTACGCCGCCGCGCTCGCCCTCAGCGGTTACGTCGCCCTGGCGAGCGTCGCGGGGCTGGCGACCCTCGCACTGTTCTGGGCGTTGGCCGCCGGCTCCGGCCTCGTGGCGTGGCGGCCCTTCCTACCGGCGCTGCTCGCCGCGCTCGTGCTCCTGTGGCGGCACAAGGCGGCCCTCATGCGCATCGGGGACGGCACCGAGGCCCGCCTCGGCGCGCCCCCGCCCGTGCGCGGTCTCGACCCGAACACGGTGCTCTGCGCCTTCATGGTCCACCCCCTCACGTACGACGACGTGTGGCAACCGCGCTCGAGCCGGTGGCTGCGGTGGGTCGTCGAGACGCTGGTGCGGCCGGGCATCCTGCCGGAGGCATGGCTCAAGCGGCTCTTCCTCAGCATCCGCCCGCAGTTCCACGGCGTCATCGAGGGCATAACCCTGGCCGACGGCCGCAACCTGCGCGTGCTCCTCATCTCGGCCCCACTCATGCCCGACCAGTTCCGCTCGAACCCGGACGACGCCTTGCGCACGGCCATCCTCGGCGCCAGGTTCGCGCGGCGGCTCGGCGCGGAGGTCGTCGGCCTCGGCGCCTTCTGGTCCACGGTGGGGGAGAAGGGACAGGCCGTGCAGGAGGCCGTGCCGGAGATCGTGGTCACGAACGGCGGAGCTTACACGGCCGCCACCGTCAAGGCCGCCGTTCCGGGGCTGCTGCGGCGCTTCAAGGCGCAGGGCGGCAACCTCCGCACCGCCAGCGCGGCCGTGGTCGGCGCCAACGGCGTCGTCGCGTTCGGGGTGGCGCGGATGATCGCGCCCGAGGTCGGCGAACTCGTGCTCGTCGGCCGCGACCGGGAGCGCCTTAACCGCTCGGCCGACAGCCTGCGCAAGAAGTACCCGCACACGCGCATCCTCGCGACGACCGACGTCGAGGCGGTCGCCGGCTCCGACCTGATCTTCACGGCGACTTCGGACCCGGAGCCCGTCATCTACGCGCACCACGTCAAGCCGGGCGCATGGATCTACGACCTCGGCCGCCCCGTTGACGTCGACGAGAGCGTGCGCACCGTGCCCGGCGTCGAACTCGTGCCCGGCGGCGTCGTCAGGCCGCCCGGCAACATGCGCAGCCGTATCGACCTGCGCTTCGGTGACGGCAACGTGCCGGCCTGCCTCGCCGAGACCATGATCCTGACCGCCACGCGCGCGTACGACAGGCGGAGCCTCGGGAGCGCCACCCGCTCCGCGGACATCGAGTTCTACCTCCTGGAAGGCGAGCGCCTGGGCTTCGAGATCGTCACGCGCGACGCGCGCCTCTCCCCGGTAGCGGTCACCGCTTGA
- a CDS encoding 50S ribosomal protein L11 methyltransferase, with the protein MKAYRVPGLTGESPETALLWDLGCLGLQEEEGIDGVGVLAYFAAEVDVPLPGAWVELPDIDHVGAYLASLAPVRCGTVVVAPSHRQAVLERGETVVWLDPGTAFGTGHHETTAMALEALCGLELRGRTVLDLGTGSGLLAIGADRLGAERTYGLDIDPEAVRVARENAALNRSRARFALGTLGAAPVGVAGDEWAEAAGAHAGSAPLAGLPGRFDVIVANLFAELHAALFGEYVARLLPDGALVLTGILVTHRTLVTRAAPRRLRLMREEARGDWLLLEYRLTETP; encoded by the coding sequence TTGAAGGCCTACCGGGTGCCGGGGCTGACGGGCGAGTCGCCCGAGACGGCGCTCCTCTGGGACCTCGGCTGCCTCGGCCTGCAGGAGGAGGAGGGCATCGACGGCGTCGGGGTCCTCGCGTACTTCGCCGCGGAGGTGGACGTGCCGCTGCCGGGCGCGTGGGTGGAGCTGCCCGATATCGACCACGTCGGGGCCTACCTGGCGAGCCTCGCGCCGGTGCGCTGCGGCACGGTCGTCGTGGCGCCGAGCCACAGGCAGGCCGTGCTCGAGCGGGGCGAGACCGTCGTCTGGCTCGATCCGGGTACGGCGTTCGGCACCGGCCACCACGAGACGACCGCGATGGCCCTCGAGGCGCTATGCGGCCTGGAGCTGCGCGGCAGGACGGTCCTCGACCTCGGCACCGGCAGCGGGCTGCTAGCCATCGGGGCCGACCGCCTCGGGGCGGAGCGGACCTACGGCCTCGACATCGACCCGGAGGCGGTCAGGGTGGCGCGCGAGAACGCGGCGCTCAACCGGTCGCGCGCCCGGTTCGCCCTCGGCACGCTCGGCGCCGCCCCGGTGGGGGTCGCGGGCGACGAGTGGGCCGAAGCCGCCGGCGCCCACGCCGGTTCCGCCCCCCTGGCCGGCCTGCCCGGCCGGTTCGACGTCATCGTGGCGAACCTCTTCGCCGAGCTGCACGCTGCCCTGTTCGGCGAGTACGTCGCCAGGCTCCTGCCTGACGGCGCGCTCGTGCTGACCGGCATCCTCGTCACCCACCGTACGCTGGTCACGCGCGCCGCGCCGCGCCGCTTGCGCTTGATGCGAGAAGAGGCCCGTGGCGACTGGCTGCTGCTCGAGTACCGGCTCACGGAGACGCCTTGA
- a CDS encoding 16S rRNA (uracil(1498)-N(3))-methyltransferase has translation MRLSRVLVPGLVEAARGGEARATGPMPEAVTGAAREAFTVVLRGQEAHHLRDVLRLGGGAPVEAFDGLGNVARGEVAKADRDGVVLKLGPLARSDAEAGLRLTVAVALLKGDKLSDVVRQCTELGASAFTLTLTRQADVGELSVAKLQRLGRVAEEAARQCGRATVPELRGPLPLAELAWRGAAFVADPRADVPLRDAVAATEHGDVTVVTGPEGGFTPTEVAGLVARGAMAVGLGPRVLRAETAPTAMAAALMLGAGGSAADNGEARRGEADEREAGSREAAGRGRDERGTDYA, from the coding sequence TTGAGGCTGAGCCGCGTCCTGGTGCCGGGCCTCGTGGAGGCGGCGCGGGGCGGGGAGGCACGAGCGACCGGCCCGATGCCGGAGGCCGTGACCGGCGCCGCGCGCGAGGCCTTCACCGTCGTGCTGCGCGGGCAGGAAGCCCACCACCTGCGCGACGTGCTCCGGCTCGGCGGCGGCGCCCCTGTCGAGGCCTTCGACGGGCTGGGCAACGTGGCGCGGGGCGAGGTAGCGAAGGCCGATCGCGACGGCGTCGTGCTGAAGTTGGGGCCGTTGGCGAGGAGCGATGCCGAGGCCGGTCTACGCCTCACCGTCGCCGTCGCACTGCTCAAGGGGGACAAGCTGAGCGACGTCGTCAGGCAGTGCACGGAGCTGGGGGCCTCGGCCTTCACCCTCACGCTCACCCGCCAGGCCGACGTCGGCGAGCTGTCCGTGGCCAAGCTCCAGCGCCTCGGTCGCGTCGCGGAGGAGGCCGCGCGGCAGTGCGGCAGGGCTACGGTGCCCGAGCTCCGCGGCCCGCTGCCCCTCGCGGAGTTGGCGTGGCGCGGTGCGGCGTTCGTGGCCGACCCGCGGGCGGACGTGCCGCTCAGAGACGCCGTTGCGGCCACCGAGCATGGAGACGTCACCGTCGTGACGGGCCCGGAGGGTGGCTTCACCCCGACCGAGGTCGCCGGGCTCGTCGCCAGGGGAGCCATGGCCGTCGGCCTCGGCCCGCGCGTGCTCAGGGCGGAGACGGCGCCGACGGCCATGGCGGCCGCGCTCATGCTGGGTGCAGGCGGGTCCGCCGCCGACAACGGTGAGGCTCGCAGGGGCGAAGCTGACGAACGCGAAGCCGGCAGCCGCGAGGCGGCCGGCCGAGGGCGCGACGAGCGGGGGACCGACTATGCGTGA
- the secD gene encoding protein translocase subunit SecD, producing the protein MSRNPFTGIVILALIVASVLYLWKPWNTTEPALRLGLDLQGGLRVTLVSDTPNPASEDLATARNIVENRVNQFGVSEAVVSTAGNDKVVVELPGLTTDDQQRALDLIGQQAVLEFRIVKSASNALPTEALTLDDLEPVAFTGEIVSTASAQFQQVPGAPTGPVVVFEIRPGDAQAFGNFTGSNVSRRMAIVLDGRIITAPTLQSRISDSGQITGIGTLDEASDIAVVLRTGSLPISLKVDEVRSIGPTLGQDSITKGTTAAIVGGALVILAVLIYYGPLFGGVLAFGVILAMLFIFGVLAGLGAALTLPGLAGLVLTIGSAVDGNVISFERIREELRGGRGLKAAMKRGFEHSLSAIIDANVTTVLAALALYQYTTGPVRGFAITLAIGIVASVFVNVIVVPYVLGLLAGNGNRTYMWRGFTVRGIKFVENARFFVSVTALLAIASLIYVGVVGLKMSTDFTGGSSVQLEVPVTESTADIRAAIDDLGFPGVTGEGAAIVEDAEVTAGGTRQVSVRIGLGNESQTSTDDFAERLATAVGGTKLASDFVGPSVGADLRRGALMSVFMSLLLVLLYLAWRFWPNWMVALAVVVATAHDVAITLGIQALFGIEFSIPVLAALLFVVGYSLNDSIIIADRIRENVRTVRDRPYRELVNLAVNQTLTRTVATAGTTLLPVIALLIFGGSTLNGFSVTLLVGIAVGTFSSIFLLSPMLVWAREWQQAQAGSGKKPSATRSANA; encoded by the coding sequence ATGAGTCGCAACCCGTTCACTGGCATAGTCATCCTGGCGCTGATCGTCGCGTCGGTCCTCTACCTGTGGAAACCCTGGAACACCACCGAGCCCGCCTTGAGGCTGGGCCTCGACCTGCAGGGCGGCCTGCGCGTCACCCTCGTCTCCGACACGCCAAACCCCGCGAGCGAGGACCTGGCCACCGCCCGCAACATCGTCGAGAACCGCGTGAACCAGTTCGGCGTGTCCGAGGCCGTCGTCTCGACGGCGGGCAACGACAAGGTCGTCGTCGAGCTCCCCGGCCTCACGACGGACGACCAGCAGCGCGCGCTCGACCTCATCGGCCAGCAGGCCGTGCTCGAGTTCCGCATCGTCAAGTCCGCGTCCAACGCCCTCCCGACGGAGGCCCTCACACTCGATGATCTGGAACCGGTGGCCTTCACCGGTGAGATCGTGTCGACCGCCAGCGCTCAGTTCCAGCAGGTGCCCGGCGCGCCGACCGGCCCGGTCGTCGTCTTCGAGATCCGCCCGGGCGACGCGCAGGCGTTCGGCAACTTCACGGGCAGCAACGTCAGCAGGCGCATGGCGATCGTACTCGACGGTCGCATCATCACGGCGCCCACGCTCCAGTCGCGCATCTCCGACTCCGGGCAGATCACGGGCATCGGCACGCTGGACGAGGCGAGCGACATCGCAGTCGTGCTCCGCACCGGCAGCCTGCCCATCAGCCTGAAGGTGGACGAGGTCCGCTCCATCGGCCCGACGCTCGGCCAGGACTCCATCACCAAGGGCACCACCGCCGCCATCGTCGGCGGCGCGCTCGTGATCCTCGCCGTCCTCATCTACTACGGCCCCCTCTTCGGCGGGGTGCTCGCGTTCGGCGTCATCCTCGCCATGCTCTTCATCTTCGGCGTGCTCGCCGGCCTGGGCGCGGCCCTCACGCTCCCCGGCCTCGCCGGCCTCGTGCTGACCATCGGCTCCGCGGTCGACGGCAACGTGATCTCGTTCGAGCGCATCCGCGAGGAGCTGCGCGGCGGGCGCGGCCTCAAGGCCGCCATGAAGCGCGGCTTCGAGCATTCGCTCTCGGCCATCATCGACGCCAACGTCACCACCGTCCTCGCCGCGCTCGCCCTCTACCAGTACACGACGGGCCCCGTGCGCGGCTTCGCCATCACGCTCGCCATCGGCATCGTGGCCTCCGTGTTCGTCAACGTCATCGTGGTGCCGTACGTCCTGGGTCTCCTGGCCGGCAACGGCAACCGCACCTACATGTGGCGCGGCTTCACGGTGCGTGGCATCAAGTTCGTCGAGAACGCGCGCTTCTTCGTGTCCGTCACGGCGTTACTCGCCATCGCCTCGCTCATCTACGTCGGCGTCGTCGGCCTGAAGATGTCGACCGACTTCACGGGCGGCTCAAGCGTGCAGCTTGAGGTGCCCGTCACCGAGTCCACGGCGGACATCCGCGCTGCCATCGACGACCTCGGCTTCCCAGGTGTCACGGGCGAAGGCGCCGCAATCGTTGAGGACGCAGAGGTGACGGCCGGAGGCACGCGACAAGTCTCCGTGCGCATCGGCCTCGGCAACGAGTCCCAGACGTCAACGGACGACTTCGCCGAGCGCCTCGCGACGGCCGTCGGAGGCACCAAGCTGGCGTCGGACTTCGTCGGTCCTTCCGTCGGCGCCGACCTGCGCAGGGGCGCGCTCATGTCCGTCTTCATGTCGCTACTACTCGTGCTCCTCTACCTGGCGTGGCGCTTCTGGCCGAACTGGATGGTGGCCCTCGCCGTCGTGGTCGCGACCGCGCACGACGTCGCCATCACGCTCGGTATCCAGGCGCTCTTCGGGATCGAGTTCTCCATCCCGGTGCTCGCCGCGCTCCTGTTCGTGGTCGGCTACTCGCTGAACGACTCCATCATCATCGCGGACCGCATCCGCGAGAACGTGCGGACCGTACGCGACAGGCCGTACCGTGAACTCGTCAACCTGGCCGTCAATCAGACCTTGACGCGCACGGTCGCGACCGCAGGCACCACCCTGCTTCCGGTCATCGCCCTCCTCATCTTCGGCGGGTCGACGCTGAACGGCTTCAGCGTGACGCTGTTGGTCGGCATCGCCGTCGGCACCTTCTCCTCGATCTTTCTGCTCTCGCCTATGCTCGTGTGGGCGCGCGAGTGGCAGCAGGCGCAGGCCGGCTCCGGCAAGAAGCCGAGCGCTACGCGCTCGGCGAACGCCTGA